A genomic stretch from Cellulomonas sp. KRMCY2 includes:
- a CDS encoding DUF58 domain-containing protein produces the protein MTAPAQPGHPERSWVVGQPLAWTLGTGLTLVVLGAMAGRPDVAVVGVAPVIASLWAVWVRPRGRVWVDVQRPDLWAELDGAVAGAAERAAGGVRGVGAHVPTLHAPGVERGPAPGTDRAPGGPLVARIVLAAPPGTESVRIRVSRSGHAPTEALVDVPLTREIGVSASSVRTGSQELFRVEHQGLGPGAQLTGPSSTTPPQRVLVLPRPRTMPALPLPLRLRGLSGQHESRRPGEGGGLRDIHPFMPGDAPRRIDWKVTARRSPGLEQLYVRRTMALAEAMVVLVVDSRDDVGPDPATWSGLRLIRPDDATSLDLARQAAATVAQGYLTVGDRVGVEDLGVRRRALRPGTGRRQLDRVIQQLALLRPEGDPPRRLRPPRLSPGALVYLFSTFLDQEAADLAQVWRRSGHRVVAVDVLPRFREQGLDVREWLALRIVRIEREDRLAEVVGAGAELLHWADADASALHLQQLARQSHHRPGLRFRR, from the coding sequence ATGACAGCTCCCGCGCAGCCTGGCCACCCCGAACGGTCGTGGGTCGTGGGCCAGCCGCTGGCCTGGACGCTCGGCACCGGCCTGACCCTGGTCGTGCTCGGCGCGATGGCCGGCCGGCCCGACGTCGCCGTCGTCGGCGTCGCGCCCGTCATCGCCTCCTTGTGGGCTGTGTGGGTGCGCCCGCGCGGTCGGGTGTGGGTGGACGTCCAGCGACCCGATCTCTGGGCCGAGCTCGACGGTGCGGTCGCCGGCGCGGCCGAGCGCGCCGCCGGCGGCGTCCGAGGCGTCGGTGCCCACGTGCCGACCCTGCACGCGCCGGGTGTCGAGCGGGGTCCCGCGCCGGGCACCGACCGGGCGCCGGGCGGTCCGCTGGTCGCGCGCATCGTCCTGGCAGCGCCGCCGGGCACCGAGAGCGTGCGGATCCGGGTGAGCAGATCGGGTCACGCCCCGACCGAGGCGCTGGTCGACGTCCCGCTCACGCGGGAGATCGGCGTCTCGGCGTCCTCGGTGCGCACCGGGTCGCAGGAGCTCTTCCGGGTCGAGCACCAGGGTCTCGGCCCCGGGGCGCAGCTGACCGGACCGTCGAGCACCACACCCCCGCAGCGCGTGCTCGTTCTGCCGCGCCCGCGGACGATGCCTGCGCTGCCCCTTCCGCTGCGGCTGCGCGGACTGAGCGGCCAGCACGAGTCCCGGCGTCCGGGTGAGGGCGGCGGGCTGCGCGACATCCACCCGTTCATGCCGGGCGATGCGCCGCGCCGGATCGACTGGAAGGTCACCGCGCGGCGCTCGCCGGGCCTCGAGCAGCTGTACGTGCGACGCACCATGGCCCTGGCCGAGGCGATGGTCGTGCTCGTCGTCGACTCCCGGGACGACGTCGGGCCCGACCCGGCGACGTGGAGCGGGCTGCGCCTGATCCGGCCCGACGACGCGACGTCGCTCGACCTGGCCCGGCAGGCGGCGGCGACCGTCGCGCAGGGCTACCTGACCGTCGGTGACCGGGTGGGCGTGGAGGATCTCGGGGTGCGCCGGCGCGCCCTGCGGCCGGGGACCGGCCGGCGCCAGCTCGATCGCGTGATCCAGCAGCTCGCCCTGCTGCGCCCCGAGGGCGACCCGCCACGACGGCTCCGCCCACCACGGCTGTCACCGGGCGCCCTGGTGTACCTCTTCTCGACGTTCCTCGACCAGGAGGCCGCCGACCTGGCCCAGGTGTGGCGACGCTCGGGTCACCGCGTGGTCGCCGTCGACGTGCTGCCACGGTTCCGCGAGCAGGGGCTGGACGTCCGTGAGTGGCTCGCCCTGCGGATCGTGCGGATCGAGCGCGAGGACCGGCTCGCCGAGGTGGTCGGGGCCGGTGCGGAGCTGCTGCACTGGGCGGACGCCGACGCTTCCGCGCTCCACCTGCAGCAGCTCGCCCGGCAGTCCCACCACCGACCCGGTCTGAGGTTCCGGCGATGA
- a CDS encoding DMT family transporter codes for MTAVEPTTDASARVPLGVLAVVVASLLFAVNGTVSKIAMQSGLSPSRLVELRSLGSAVVLVAAVLVLARGSRLPRGRELVGLAVLGIVGMAMVQWLYFVAISRLPVGLALLIEYTAPVLVALWARFVLREQVRARVWWALVACLTGLTLVAQVGDGITLDVVGLVAAGGAAIALGTYYLLGDHLVRNRDPLTTQAWSMAFAAAFWVVLQPLWTFDRGSLADDVALPGALDGTHLPLWVLVAYIVLLGTVVPYVLVLVGVARLGAARTGVIGMLEPVAASAAAWLVLDESMTAVQLAGGLVVLAGVALAETARRRPAVTPAPDALVSH; via the coding sequence ATGACTGCAGTCGAGCCCACGACCGACGCCTCGGCCCGGGTACCCCTCGGCGTGCTCGCCGTGGTCGTCGCCTCGCTGCTCTTCGCGGTCAACGGCACCGTGTCGAAGATCGCCATGCAGTCCGGGCTGAGCCCGAGCCGGCTGGTCGAGCTGCGGTCCCTCGGCTCGGCCGTCGTGCTCGTCGCCGCCGTCCTGGTCCTGGCCCGCGGCAGCCGGCTCCCGCGGGGTCGCGAGCTCGTCGGCCTGGCCGTGCTCGGCATCGTCGGCATGGCCATGGTGCAGTGGCTGTACTTCGTGGCGATCTCCCGGCTGCCCGTCGGCCTCGCGCTCCTGATCGAGTACACCGCCCCGGTGCTGGTGGCGCTGTGGGCGCGGTTCGTGCTCCGCGAGCAGGTCCGGGCCCGGGTGTGGTGGGCGCTGGTCGCCTGCCTGACCGGGTTGACGCTGGTCGCCCAGGTCGGTGACGGGATCACCCTCGACGTCGTCGGCCTGGTTGCCGCGGGCGGCGCCGCGATCGCCCTGGGGACGTACTACCTGCTCGGCGACCACCTGGTGCGCAACCGGGACCCGCTGACGACCCAGGCCTGGTCGATGGCGTTCGCCGCGGCGTTCTGGGTCGTCCTGCAGCCGCTGTGGACCTTCGACCGGGGCTCGCTGGCCGACGACGTCGCCCTGCCCGGGGCCCTGGACGGCACGCACCTGCCGCTCTGGGTGCTCGTCGCGTACATCGTGCTGCTCGGCACCGTCGTGCCCTACGTGCTGGTGCTGGTCGGGGTGGCGCGGCTCGGTGCTGCGCGGACCGGGGTGATCGGGATGCTCGAGCCGGTCGCCGCATCGGCGGCCGCGTGGCTCGTGCTCGACGAGTCGATGACGGCGGTTCAGCTGGCCGGCGGGCTGGTGGTCCTGGCCGGCGTCGCGCTCGCCGAGACCGCCCGACGCCGCCCCGCGGTGACCCCCGCACCGGATGCCCTCGTGAGCCACTGA